Proteins from a single region of candidate division KSB1 bacterium:
- a CDS encoding WbqC family protein, with amino-acid sequence MRTLTAEVLSFLPGENFFVLAAGAEVFVAADDVQFSTNSHLNRTRIKTANGAAWLTIPVLSRGRGLQKLNEVEIDPTRSWQRQHWRTIEFNYHNAPYFGELADGLEELYQRPYQKLAEAAWEFLQFIWKALRWENLPQRTSALGITSSGEQRLADLAKTLQAEVYVTHEKYRAAIRPERMSGVRLQFVNWNLPPYHQQFGDFIGGLNMLDLLFNEGIAFTRERLQRLAGAVRTQVNR; translated from the coding sequence ATGCGCACGCTCACCGCAGAAGTTTTGTCTTTTTTGCCTGGTGAAAATTTTTTTGTTTTGGCCGCCGGCGCGGAGGTTTTTGTGGCCGCTGATGATGTTCAATTCTCCACGAACAGCCATCTCAACCGCACGCGCATCAAAACGGCAAACGGCGCGGCATGGCTGACGATTCCGGTTTTGAGCAGGGGCCGCGGACTGCAAAAACTCAACGAAGTCGAAATCGACCCGACGCGATCGTGGCAACGCCAGCATTGGCGCACGATTGAATTCAATTATCACAACGCGCCTTACTTCGGCGAGCTGGCGGACGGGTTGGAGGAGTTGTATCAACGGCCTTATCAAAAACTGGCGGAAGCGGCGTGGGAATTTTTGCAATTCATCTGGAAAGCCTTGCGCTGGGAGAATTTGCCGCAGCGCACTTCGGCGCTCGGAATCACCAGCAGTGGCGAGCAGCGATTGGCGGATTTGGCAAAAACGCTGCAAGCCGAGGTTTACGTGACGCACGAAAAATATCGCGCCGCCATCCGGCCGGAGCGCATGTCCGGCGTTCGGCTTCAATTCGTGAATTGGAATTTGCCGCCGTATCATCAGCAGTTTGGGGACTTCATCGGCGGACTAAATATGCTCGATTTGTTGTTTAATGAAGGGATTGCGTTTACGAGAGAACGGCTGCAGCGTTTGGCCGGCGCGGTGCGAACACAAGTTAACAGGTAG
- a CDS encoding oxidoreductase — MNSTQSNPKPKLALYWAASCGGCEIAVLDIQDKILDVAAFFDLVFWPVAMDAKIKDVEAMDDQAIDLCLFNGAIRTSENEHMAQLLRRKAKILVAFGSCAYEGCIPALSNTTTRQATLDWIYRDSPSTVNPENVRPQTGTDTPLGKLELPEFWETVRALDQVVEVDYYVPGCPPQAHQIWAVLETVMDIMKNGKPLPPPGLVLGAGDKTCCDECLRPREEKKIKKFVRPHEIIPDPNRCLLDQGILCCGPATRSGCGALCPAVGLPCRGCYGPPPNVHDQGTKMISALASVIDSEDPEEIDKILDGIVDPVGTFYRFSMAKATLGRVQFNGKTSM; from the coding sequence ATGAACAGCACACAATCAAACCCCAAACCGAAGCTGGCGCTCTATTGGGCCGCCTCCTGCGGCGGGTGTGAAATCGCGGTGCTCGACATTCAAGACAAGATTTTGGACGTGGCGGCGTTTTTCGACCTCGTCTTTTGGCCGGTGGCAATGGACGCCAAAATCAAAGACGTCGAGGCCATGGACGACCAGGCCATTGATCTCTGCCTGTTCAACGGCGCGATTCGAACTTCGGAAAACGAACACATGGCGCAATTGCTGCGCCGTAAAGCGAAAATTCTCGTGGCGTTTGGATCGTGTGCTTACGAAGGATGCATTCCGGCGCTTTCGAACACGACCACACGACAAGCAACTTTGGATTGGATTTATCGCGACTCGCCCTCGACCGTCAATCCCGAAAATGTGCGGCCGCAAACCGGTACGGACACGCCGCTTGGAAAGTTGGAGCTGCCGGAATTTTGGGAGACGGTGCGCGCGCTCGATCAGGTGGTGGAGGTCGATTATTACGTGCCCGGCTGTCCGCCGCAGGCGCATCAGATTTGGGCGGTGCTGGAAACGGTGATGGACATCATGAAGAATGGGAAGCCGCTGCCACCACCAGGCCTGGTTCTCGGCGCCGGCGATAAAACCTGCTGCGATGAATGCTTGCGCCCGCGGGAAGAAAAGAAGATCAAAAAATTCGTGCGGCCGCACGAGATCATTCCTGACCCGAATCGCTGCTTGCTCGATCAGGGCATTCTCTGCTGCGGCCCGGCCACGCGCAGCGGCTGTGGCGCGTTGTGTCCCGCCGTTGGCCTGCCGTGCCGTGGCTGCTACGGCCCGCCGCCGAATGTGCACGATCAAGGCACGAAGATGATTTCCGCGCTGGCCTCCGTGATCGACTCCGAAGATCCCGAGGAAATCGACAAAATTCTCGACGGCATCGTCGATCCGGTGGGAACGTTCTATCGCTTCTCAATGGCGAAGGCGACGCTGGGGCGGGTACAATTTAATGGAAAAACTAGTATGTAG
- a CDS encoding nucleotidyltransferase domain-containing protein: protein MSLLKRFFSINAMTGVYSSIHPRLFYTNQGILSMVIASNVEEIIRRFVDLATVNLRLEAVYLFGSNAKGNTEEWSDIDLAIVSPDFSGDSFEDSKKTFSIHSQSRFRH, encoded by the coding sequence TTGAGTCTGCTGAAACGCTTTTTCAGCATAAACGCTATGACTGGTGTTTATTCCTCAATTCACCCAAGACTCTTTTACACAAATCAAGGAATTTTATCAATGGTTATTGCATCAAATGTAGAAGAGATCATCAGGCGGTTTGTTGATTTGGCAACCGTCAACCTTCGGTTGGAGGCCGTTTATCTCTTTGGCTCCAATGCGAAAGGTAATACGGAAGAATGGAGCGACATTGATTTGGCCATTGTCTCCCCGGATTTTTCAGGTGATAGCTTTGAGGATAGTAAAAAAACTTTTTCCATACATTCTCAAAGTCGATTCCGCCATTGA
- a CDS encoding Ni/Fe hydrogenase subunit alpha, translating to MQRLQIDPITRLEGHGKIDIFLNDQGEVADCFFIVPELRGFETFCVGRPVEEMPRITTRICGVCSEAHHMAAAKACDAVYHVAIPPAAKKLRELLYSAFFTGDHATHFYILGGPDFVMGPEAPVAERNIIGMIGKLGVDVGRKVIGARAAAHEIVKILGGKTIHMVSSIPGGVTKGLTVEERDHIVALANQLVEFGKFTLKVLDDVVLKNRTYVDLILSDTYTHKMHSMGTVDENNRVNFYDGKIRVVDCDGREIVKYHGREYLQHVAEHVERWSYLKFPFLKAKGWKGFVDGMDSGVYRATPLARLNAAEGMATPLAQAEYERFYETLTGDRSGRTPVHQTLATHWARVVELVYAAEHTLELAKDEEILSPNLRTIPTATPDEGVGQVEAPRGTLTHHYITDERGILKKVNLIVGTTNNHAAISMSIKKAAQGLIKRGVEITEGLLNKIEMAFRAYDPCFACATHSLPGQMPIVVRLRAPDGTILAEQRRE from the coding sequence ATGCAACGCCTCCAAATCGATCCCATCACCCGTCTCGAAGGCCATGGGAAAATTGATATTTTCTTGAACGATCAAGGCGAAGTCGCCGATTGCTTTTTCATCGTGCCCGAGCTGCGCGGGTTTGAAACATTCTGCGTCGGCCGGCCGGTGGAAGAAATGCCGCGTATCACCACGCGCATCTGCGGCGTGTGCAGTGAAGCGCATCACATGGCCGCCGCCAAGGCGTGCGACGCGGTGTATCATGTCGCGATCCCGCCGGCGGCGAAAAAGCTGCGCGAACTGTTGTACTCCGCTTTTTTCACCGGCGATCACGCCACGCATTTTTATATTCTCGGCGGGCCCGATTTCGTCATGGGCCCGGAGGCGCCGGTGGCGGAAAGAAACATCATCGGCATGATCGGCAAACTCGGCGTCGACGTCGGCAGGAAAGTGATTGGCGCGCGCGCGGCGGCACACGAGATTGTGAAAATTCTCGGCGGCAAAACCATTCACATGGTCAGCTCCATCCCCGGCGGCGTCACCAAAGGCCTGACCGTCGAAGAACGGGATCACATTGTGGCACTGGCGAATCAACTTGTGGAGTTCGGTAAATTCACCCTTAAAGTTCTTGATGACGTTGTGCTCAAAAATCGGACCTACGTCGATCTCATTCTCTCCGACACCTACACGCACAAAATGCACTCGATGGGAACGGTGGACGAGAACAACCGTGTCAATTTTTACGACGGCAAAATTCGCGTGGTGGATTGCGACGGCAGGGAGATCGTCAAATATCATGGCCGCGAGTATCTGCAACACGTCGCCGAGCACGTGGAGCGCTGGTCATATTTGAAATTCCCCTTTCTCAAGGCAAAGGGTTGGAAAGGCTTTGTCGATGGCATGGACAGCGGCGTTTATCGCGCGACCCCATTGGCAAGATTGAATGCGGCGGAGGGCATGGCCACGCCGCTGGCGCAAGCCGAGTACGAACGCTTTTACGAGACGTTGACCGGCGATCGCTCCGGCCGCACGCCGGTGCACCAAACGCTCGCCACGCATTGGGCGCGCGTCGTCGAGCTGGTCTATGCCGCCGAACACACGTTGGAATTGGCCAAAGACGAAGAGATTCTCAGCCCCAACCTGCGCACGATTCCGACGGCAACGCCCGACGAGGGTGTGGGCCAGGTTGAAGCGCCGCGTGGCACACTCACGCATCATTACATCACCGACGAGCGCGGCATTCTGAAAAAAGTCAATCTCATCGTGGGCACCACCAACAACCACGCCGCCATCAGCATGTCCATCAAAAAAGCCGCGCAGGGATTGATCAAACGGGGCGTGGAAATCACCGAAGGCCTGCTCAATAAAATCGAAATGGCGTTTCGCGCCTACGATCCCTGCTTTGCCTGCGCCACGCATTCGCTCCCCGGCCAAATGCCGATCGTGGTTCGGTTGCGTGCGCCGGATGGGACGATTTTGGCGGAACAAAGGCGTGAGTAA
- a CDS encoding Uma2 family endonuclease: MAEIADINIVAAPPKKTTTPATRQIIPIEQRTDVTVDELERTSLLYPAELYDGKVVYKMANPAHGIVQGKITTELNLYLRQNRIGYVMPETNFRLWPNRSDQSRIPDVSFLKKDRMPDDLYHFPAMAPDLAIEIISPEDNFMTVMNKVDAYLEQGAQVVWLIITVTREVLVCTATSKHSVRDVLTAPDLLPGFELPVGKIFEGIPLPPRS, from the coding sequence ATGGCTGAAATTGCAGACATCAACATAGTTGCAGCACCGCCAAAGAAGACGACCACCCCTGCTACTCGCCAAATCATTCCCATTGAGCAACGTACCGATGTCACCGTCGATGAATTGGAGAGAACCTCGCTTCTTTATCCCGCCGAACTTTATGACGGAAAGGTGGTTTACAAAATGGCAAACCCAGCACATGGAATCGTACAAGGGAAAATCACCACAGAGCTGAACCTGTATTTGCGACAGAATCGGATTGGCTACGTGATGCCTGAAACCAACTTTCGTCTTTGGCCGAATCGCTCCGATCAGTCGCGTATTCCCGACGTCTCCTTTTTGAAAAAGGATCGTATGCCGGATGACTTGTACCATTTCCCCGCGATGGCGCCTGATCTGGCCATAGAAATCATTTCGCCGGAAGACAACTTTATGACGGTGATGAACAAAGTTGATGCCTACCTTGAGCAAGGCGCTCAAGTGGTGTGGCTGATCATCACCGTTACGCGGGAGGTGCTGGTCTGCACCGCGACGAGCAAACACAGCGTTCGCGACGTTCTCACTGCCCCTGATCTTCTGCCGGGCTTCGAGTTGCCGGTCGGTAAGATCTTCGAGGGCATTCCCTTGCCGCCTCGATCCTGA
- a CDS encoding DtxR family transcriptional regulator translates to MALIAICFWPQRGLIWQWQKSRRNSQKILLEDALKHLYHQEYKGQSGTIESLSGALGISRDHAAKLLARLETLEMIKSAADGFSLTPVGKSYALRIIRVHRLWELYFADETGLAETRWHAEAERREHLTTPEEADALATQMGNPIHDPHGDPIPTSNGELPPRQGKPLTDLATGELARIVHIEDEPEVLYAQLVAQGLYPGMQILVTEKSAERIKLLADGEDAVLAPVVAANVTVVPMPKAQKMSGPHETLGTLKVGETGVVLGISKACRGMQRRRLMDLGVIPGTVITAELESASGNPTAYNIRGALIALRKDQANLVHIRRHLNNNT, encoded by the coding sequence ATGGCGCTTATCGCGATTTGTTTTTGGCCGCAACGCGGCCTCATTTGGCAATGGCAAAAAAGCCGGCGCAACAGCCAAAAGATTCTCCTTGAAGATGCGCTCAAACATCTTTATCATCAGGAATACAAAGGCCAGAGCGGCACCATCGAGAGTCTCTCCGGCGCGCTCGGCATCAGCCGCGATCACGCCGCCAAATTGTTGGCCCGGCTCGAGACCCTGGAGATGATCAAATCTGCAGCCGATGGTTTCAGCCTGACTCCCGTTGGAAAATCTTACGCCTTGCGCATCATTCGCGTGCATCGCTTGTGGGAGCTCTACTTTGCGGATGAAACCGGCCTCGCCGAAACGCGATGGCACGCCGAAGCGGAGCGCCGTGAGCATCTCACCACGCCCGAGGAAGCCGACGCGCTCGCAACGCAAATGGGCAACCCCATTCACGATCCGCACGGCGATCCGATTCCGACTTCCAACGGCGAGTTGCCGCCGCGCCAGGGCAAGCCGTTGACCGATCTCGCCACCGGTGAATTGGCGCGGATCGTTCACATCGAAGATGAGCCGGAAGTGCTTTATGCGCAGCTCGTCGCACAGGGACTTTATCCCGGCATGCAAATTCTCGTGACGGAAAAATCCGCCGAGCGCATCAAGCTGCTGGCTGATGGTGAAGACGCGGTGCTCGCGCCGGTGGTGGCGGCCAACGTCACCGTCGTGCCGATGCCCAAAGCACAAAAAATGTCCGGGCCACACGAAACATTGGGCACATTGAAAGTTGGTGAAACCGGCGTCGTTCTCGGTATTTCCAAAGCTTGCCGCGGCATGCAGCGCCGGCGCTTGATGGATCTCGGCGTCATTCCCGGCACGGTGATCACTGCCGAATTGGAAAGCGCCAGCGGCAACCCGACCGCCTACAACATTCGCGGCGCGTTGATCGCCCTGCGAAAGGATCAAGCGAATTTGGTTCATATTCGTCGACACTTGAATAATAATACATAA
- a CDS encoding DUF3782 domain-containing protein: MTILEKLEELIYRSSQDAAQRSQEIDRRFQETDRLFKERTRQYEIERKEMREQLYGLTKTLGLFAESMVHPSTIPLFTARGLVLTEVQARLSARRNGGTMEIDVLGAGPEAVVAIEAKSRLTTDGVKDFLKRLPHFFEYFPRYRGLKLYGAVAGLSVEASVARYACKQGLFVLVPAGNLVRIWNDENFIPRTFGPPAKKRARRQK; the protein is encoded by the coding sequence ATGACTATCTTGGAAAAGCTTGAAGAACTGATCTATCGCAGTTCCCAAGATGCTGCCCAGCGCTCTCAAGAGATTGACCGACGCTTTCAAGAGACTGATCGGTTATTCAAGGAGCGTACTCGCCAATACGAAATCGAGCGGAAAGAAATGCGAGAGCAGCTTTACGGCCTGACCAAGACGCTGGGATTGTTTGCGGAAAGCATGGTTCATCCCAGTACGATTCCACTTTTTACCGCCCGCGGTCTCGTGCTCACCGAAGTGCAGGCCCGTTTATCAGCGCGACGCAATGGCGGCACAATGGAAATCGATGTCCTCGGCGCCGGGCCGGAAGCCGTCGTGGCGATCGAAGCAAAATCAAGGCTGACGACGGATGGTGTCAAGGATTTTTTAAAGCGCCTGCCGCATTTTTTTGAATACTTTCCTCGTTATCGCGGCCTCAAACTCTATGGCGCGGTTGCCGGTTTGAGCGTCGAAGCCAGCGTGGCGCGCTATGCCTGTAAACAAGGGCTATTCGTGTTGGTGCCGGCCGGCAATCTCGTGCGAATTTGGAACGATGAGAATTTCATTCCTCGGACTTTCGGCCCGCCGGCAAAGAAGCGCGCGCGAAGACAAAAATAG
- a CDS encoding heavy metal translocating P-type ATPase, with protein MKTLHLRITGMDCADCAATLEKGVGNLRGVQSCAVNFGAARLKAEFDAAVTNETAIIDRIHALGYDVHTETPNSAGRVSLPRGGFWGFFPFLFKRTDTALAAIGGLLVGLGMTAEFAGAPNVLVKSAYWLALIIAGHPIARSGVRRLWLNREININLLMALAAIGAVVIGEEAEAATVIFLFAIGEALEGYTMDRARSSIRKLMTLAPAEATVLRPCLDCRDHLGRDGYTAGPCPFCGVHETRVPVDQLQIGETILVKPGERIPVDGIVVTGASAVNQAPITGESIPVTKTSGDEIFAGTINGQGTLEVRMLRPAAESTLSNIIHLVEEAQSQRAPAQRFIDRFARIYTPAVVVAALLVAILPPLLLGAPFWNLADGTPGWLYRALTLLVISCPCALVISTPVTIVSAISAAAKHGVLIKGGAYLEALAKVRAVAFDKTGTLTYGQPIVVELRSFACAHPAEKECESCDDVLQLAAAVERRSEHPLAQAVVAAAGERKLHHGYIAEEVEAITGRGVRGKVNGKNIVVGSHAMFDAEHPHDETICQTVDTVEKNGHTAMMVSADERLAGYIAVADKMRDTGRTAIAELRKLGIEKSVMLTGDNTTTAQTIARVVGVDDVLAQLLPNQKLEAVQSLRREYECVAMVGDGINDAPALASADVGIAMGSAGTAQAIETASVALMSDNLNKLPFAIKLSRKAMRVIKQNIAVSLVLKGVFLILALPGFATLWMAVIADTGASLIVTVNGMRLLRTKDQNSQL; from the coding sequence ATGAAAACTCTGCATCTTCGCATCACCGGCATGGACTGCGCCGATTGCGCGGCGACGCTGGAAAAAGGCGTCGGCAATCTCCGCGGCGTGCAAAGTTGCGCCGTCAATTTTGGCGCGGCGCGGCTCAAAGCGGAATTCGATGCCGCTGTCACCAATGAAACGGCGATCATCGACCGCATTCACGCGCTGGGCTATGATGTCCACACCGAAACACCGAACAGCGCCGGCCGTGTTTCGTTGCCGCGTGGCGGCTTTTGGGGTTTTTTCCCTTTTCTTTTTAAACGCACCGACACGGCGCTGGCGGCCATCGGCGGTTTGTTGGTTGGTTTGGGCATGACCGCCGAATTTGCCGGCGCGCCCAACGTTCTCGTCAAAAGTGCTTATTGGCTGGCGCTGATCATTGCCGGTCATCCGATTGCCCGTTCCGGCGTGCGGCGTTTGTGGCTGAATCGCGAAATCAACATCAACCTGCTCATGGCGCTGGCCGCCATCGGTGCCGTGGTTATCGGCGAAGAAGCGGAAGCGGCGACGGTGATTTTTCTTTTTGCCATCGGCGAGGCGCTCGAAGGCTACACGATGGATCGCGCCCGCTCCTCGATTCGCAAATTGATGACGCTCGCGCCGGCGGAGGCCACGGTCTTGCGTCCGTGTCTCGATTGCCGCGACCATCTTGGCCGCGACGGCTATACCGCCGGGCCATGCCCATTTTGCGGTGTGCATGAAACGCGCGTGCCGGTCGATCAGCTTCAAATCGGCGAAACCATTCTGGTCAAACCGGGCGAGCGCATTCCAGTTGACGGCATCGTGGTCACCGGCGCCTCGGCGGTCAATCAAGCTCCCATCACCGGCGAAAGCATTCCGGTGACAAAAACAAGCGGCGATGAAATTTTTGCCGGCACCATCAACGGCCAGGGCACGCTCGAAGTCCGCATGTTGCGCCCCGCCGCCGAGTCAACGCTGAGCAACATCATTCATCTCGTCGAAGAAGCGCAAAGTCAGCGCGCCCCGGCGCAGCGTTTTATCGACCGCTTTGCGCGAATCTATACTCCCGCTGTCGTTGTTGCCGCGTTGCTGGTGGCGATTTTGCCGCCGCTGTTGTTGGGCGCACCGTTTTGGAATTTGGCAGACGGCACGCCCGGCTGGCTCTATCGCGCGCTCACGCTGCTGGTGATTTCCTGCCCGTGTGCGCTGGTGATCTCGACGCCGGTAACGATTGTGAGCGCGATCAGCGCCGCGGCCAAACACGGTGTGCTCATCAAAGGCGGCGCCTATCTCGAAGCGCTGGCCAAAGTGCGGGCTGTCGCGTTTGACAAAACCGGCACGCTCACCTACGGCCAGCCCATCGTGGTGGAATTGCGCTCGTTTGCTTGCGCGCATCCGGCTGAAAAAGAATGCGAATCCTGTGACGATGTCTTGCAGCTCGCCGCCGCGGTCGAGCGCCGCAGCGAGCACCCGCTGGCGCAAGCCGTTGTCGCGGCCGCTGGCGAGCGCAAGCTCCATCACGGTTACATCGCTGAAGAAGTCGAAGCCATAACCGGGCGCGGCGTGCGTGGCAAGGTCAATGGCAAAAATATCGTTGTTGGCAGCCACGCCATGTTTGACGCCGAGCATCCGCACGATGAAACCATCTGCCAGACGGTGGACACGGTCGAAAAAAATGGCCACACCGCAATGATGGTAAGCGCCGACGAGCGTCTGGCCGGCTATATCGCCGTGGCCGACAAGATGCGCGACACCGGCCGCACCGCCATTGCAGAGCTGAGAAAATTGGGCATCGAAAAAAGCGTGATGCTGACCGGCGACAATACGACGACGGCGCAAACCATCGCGCGCGTGGTCGGCGTCGACGACGTACTGGCGCAACTGCTGCCCAATCAAAAATTGGAAGCGGTGCAATCCCTGCGTCGCGAATACGAGTGCGTCGCCATGGTGGGCGATGGCATCAACGATGCGCCCGCGCTGGCCAGCGCCGATGTCGGCATCGCCATGGGCAGCGCCGGAACCGCGCAGGCCATTGAAACCGCGTCGGTGGCGCTGATGTCCGACAATTTGAACAAGCTGCCGTTCGCCATCAAGCTCAGCCGCAAGGCCATGCGCGTCATCAAACAAAATATCGCTGTGAGTTTGGTGTTGAAGGGTGTCTTTCTGATTTTGGCGCTGCCAGGCTTCGCAACCTTGTGGATGGCAGTGATTGCCGACACCGGCGCGTCGCTGATTGTCACAGTCAACGGTATGCGCTTGCTCCGAACGAAAGATCAAAACTCACAGTTATGA
- a CDS encoding hydrogenase iron-sulfur subunit: protein MTAHWQPKIVAFLCNWCSYTGADLAGISRLKWSPAVRIIRIMCSGRLDPTFVVKAFQLGADGVIISGCHPGDCHYQEGNYKALRRTHLLKRLLAGFGIDPRRLRLVWVSASEGERWATICNEMTEQIRSLGPLQLETCLS, encoded by the coding sequence GTGACGGCGCATTGGCAGCCGAAAATCGTGGCCTTTTTGTGCAATTGGTGCAGCTACACCGGCGCGGATTTGGCCGGCATCTCGCGCCTCAAATGGTCGCCGGCGGTGCGCATCATCCGCATCATGTGCAGCGGCCGGCTCGATCCCACCTTCGTCGTCAAGGCTTTTCAACTCGGCGCCGACGGTGTGATTATCTCCGGTTGCCATCCCGGCGATTGCCATTATCAAGAAGGCAACTACAAAGCGTTGCGGCGCACGCATTTGCTCAAACGGTTGCTCGCCGGTTTCGGCATCGATCCGCGGCGCCTGCGCCTCGTCTGGGTCTCGGCCAGCGAAGGCGAGCGTTGGGCAACGATTTGCAATGAGATGACCGAACAAATCCGCAGCCTGGGCCCGTTGCAGTTGGAAACTTGTTTGTCGTAA
- a CDS encoding type II toxin-antitoxin system HicB family antitoxin — protein MLGLNYSLVIEATADPNFFGFFSPDLEGFTGIGHSIEDCLYKAKWGMKEHLALLGQQHLPIPNPNPHPIIIIQNEPLRQRRKRAKAKSQRRRVAIHQ, from the coding sequence ATGCTGGGTTTAAATTACTCTTTGGTTATTGAAGCCACTGCGGACCCCAATTTTTTTGGCTTTTTTTCACCTGATTTAGAGGGATTCACTGGAATTGGTCACTCGATTGAAGATTGTTTATATAAGGCAAAATGGGGTATGAAAGAACATTTGGCACTCTTGGGCCAACAACACTTGCCAATTCCCAATCCCAACCCTCATCCGATTATAATTATTCAAAACGAACCGCTTCGGCAACGAAGAAAAAGAGCGAAAGCAAAATCTCAAAGACGACGAGTTGCAATCCATCAATAA
- a CDS encoding PP2C family protein-serine/threonine phosphatase — protein MITPKNFYRKLDNLIAKIGKERSNQYFLSSILEELEKTFGEDLQIAHGRLYKESGDEFVLVSPPGKPRHPRASLRLSARAEAIKRLMENGSYIYDNPELSIDPQINMQDEYTIPAAFYIRRRGKRWIFIFELKSGWIREEIEFCLNAVRTALNYRMFTDAVKNEYEQAALIQRSLLPASAPQIKGYQIAARSDPAELVVGDFYDFFEFDEEMFGVGIGDASGHGLLAAMLVRDVVTGLRMGLEKELKMVHTIKKLNRILHRSTYSSRFATLFYAEIEGNGNIIYVNAGHPAPLLIHGEQIQELKANGTILGALPDITIQRAFAHMEINAVLVMYSDGIFERLNLEGEQFSLARLKKLVVQNQNKNAQEILDLIFDTVFQYGAEKSWEDDATVVVIKRVSE, from the coding sequence ATGATAACACCAAAAAACTTTTACCGGAAATTAGACAACCTCATCGCCAAAATCGGCAAAGAGAGGAGCAATCAGTATTTTCTGTCTTCGATTCTGGAAGAATTGGAAAAAACGTTTGGCGAGGATTTGCAGATCGCGCATGGCCGGCTTTACAAAGAAAGCGGCGACGAATTTGTGCTGGTCAGCCCGCCAGGCAAACCCAGGCACCCGCGTGCCAGCCTCAGACTTTCCGCCCGCGCGGAAGCGATCAAACGCCTGATGGAAAACGGCAGTTACATCTACGACAATCCCGAGCTGAGCATCGATCCGCAAATCAACATGCAGGACGAATACACCATTCCGGCGGCGTTCTATATTCGCCGCCGCGGCAAACGCTGGATTTTTATTTTTGAGCTGAAAAGCGGGTGGATTCGCGAGGAAATCGAGTTTTGCCTCAATGCAGTGCGCACGGCGCTGAATTATCGCATGTTTACCGACGCCGTCAAAAATGAGTACGAACAGGCGGCGCTGATTCAACGCAGCCTGCTGCCGGCAAGCGCGCCACAGATCAAGGGTTACCAAATCGCCGCGCGCTCGGACCCGGCGGAGCTGGTGGTTGGCGACTTCTATGATTTTTTCGAGTTTGACGAAGAGATGTTCGGCGTCGGCATCGGCGACGCCAGCGGCCACGGTTTGCTGGCGGCCATGCTGGTGCGCGACGTGGTGACAGGCTTGCGCATGGGTTTGGAAAAAGAACTGAAAATGGTGCATACGATCAAAAAGCTGAATCGCATTTTGCATCGCAGCACCTATTCGAGCCGTTTCGCCACGCTGTTTTATGCAGAAATCGAAGGCAACGGCAACATCATCTACGTCAACGCCGGCCATCCAGCGCCGCTTTTGATTCATGGCGAACAGATACAAGAACTCAAAGCCAACGGCACGATTCTCGGCGCCTTACCGGACATCACCATTCAACGCGCCTTTGCCCACATGGAAATAAACGCGGTTTTGGTGATGTACAGCGACGGCATTTTCGAGCGGCTTAATCTCGAGGGCGAGCAATTCAGCCTGGCGCGCCTCAAAAAGCTGGTTGTGCAAAATCAAAATAAAAACGCGCAAGAAATTTTGGATTTGATCTTTGACACGGTTTTTCAATACGGCGCCGAAAAAAGTTGGGAAGACGATGCAACGGTCGTGGTGATTAAGCGGGTGAGTGAATAA